A single region of the Nicotiana sylvestris chromosome 6, ASM39365v2, whole genome shotgun sequence genome encodes:
- the LOC138870708 gene encoding uncharacterized protein, translating to MSGCQTVEASPYFVTSILTVQSHDVCALIDPGSTLSYVTPFVAMEFEIEPDQLHEPFLVSTLVGESITAAQLYKGCVVTLRGRNTTPDLIELGMVDFDVIMGMDWLYSCFAKFDCRTRTMRLEFPNEPVDEGKGDNVVPKGHLISYLKAAKIIKKGCIYHLVRVTDTDVEAPSLESVPVVNRFPDVFLDELPGIPPDREIDFGIDVMPGM from the coding sequence ATGAGTGGTTGCCAGACCGTAGAGGCTTCTCCATATTTTGTTACGAGTATactgactgtccaatctcatgatgtgtgtgcacttattgaccctggttccaccttgtcctatgttacaccttttgttgctatggaatttgaGATAGAACCAGATCAGCTTCATGAGCCATTTTTGGTGTCTACTCTGGTTGGTGAGTCAATTACGGCTGCTCAGCTTTATAAAGGTTGTGTTGTTACGCTGCGGGGTAGAAATACCACGCCCGATCTTATTGAATTAgggatggtcgattttgatgtaataatgggaatggattggctttattcatgctttgccaAATTTGATTGTCGTACTAGAACcatgaggcttgaatttcctaatgagcccgtTGATGAAgggaagggagataatgtagtgcctaaaggtcatcttatttcttaccttaaggctgcGAAGATAATCAAGAaagggtgtatctatcatttagttcgGGTTACGGACACCGATGTCGAGGCACCTAGCCTTGAGTCTGTACCAGTTGTTAATAGATTTCCGGATGTCTTTCTAGATGAACTCCCTGGGATCCCACCAGATAGGGAGATcgattttgggatcgatgtgatgccaggcatgtag
- the LOC138870707 gene encoding uncharacterized protein, with amino-acid sequence MEKVKIIQERLKTAQSRQKSYSNVRRRDLEFKEDDWVEYKLEMPPEMSLVHPVFQESMLKKVVRDPSTIVPVETIEVNEELSYEEVLVAILDKQVRKLRNKEIASVKVLWLNQQVEEATWEVEEEMRKKYSHFFE; translated from the exons atggagaaagtcaagattattcaagagaggttgaaaactgctcaaagtcGTCAAAAGTCTTACTCGAATGTTCGtcgtagagatttggagttcaaagaagatgattgg GTGGAATACAAGCTCGAGATGCCACctgagatgtcattggtacatccggtcttccaAGAGTCTATGTTAAAGAAGGTAGTGAGAGATCcatccactattgtgccagttgaaactattgaggtaaatgaagaactgtcatatgaagaagttcTAGTTGCCATTCTTGACAAGCAAGTCCGGAAGttaagaaataaggaaattgcctccgtaAAAGTTTTATGGCtgaaccagcaggttgaggaagccacttgggaagtcgaggaagaaatgagaaagaagtactcACATTTttttgaatag